From the Malus domestica chromosome 17, GDT2T_hap1 genome, one window contains:
- the LOC139193430 gene encoding uncharacterized protein At4g02000-like has translation MGGQFLEISSFIFSIRRPTYCQSGSLVFALNCDIKKARIQNGTRKMERSDVENLVVHLEHSLDLSTMESGVKLVGAALTRKSLNKWGVRNILCSAWKDLGVLEIKWVHDNTYIITAQDEITALKILNQVPWAVMKQNFSVKRWSPDLAIEDIQMALVPFWIQIRGVPLSLSTELNVRRLAKEIGEFVEMEDPAKARGFLRVKVVVDFEKPLVPGCWIPRDNNRDTWIEFRYERLQDFCYCCGRI, from the coding sequence ATGGGGGGACAATTTCTTGAAATTTCAAGTTTCATTTTCAGCATCAGGAGACCCACTTATTGTCAGAGTGGTAGTCTAGTTTTCGCTCTAAATTGTGATATAAAGAAAGCTCGGATTCAGAACGGAACAAGAAAAATGGAGCGATCGGATGTGGAGAATTTGGTGGTGCATCTGGAGCACTCTTTAGATCTGTCAACCATGGAAAGTGGGGTCAAGCTTGTAGGGGCGGCGCTGACGAGAAAATCTTTGAATAAGTGGGGGGTCAGGAATATCTTGTGCTCGGCTTGGAAGGATCTGGGGGTCTTGGAGATTAAATGGGTCCACGACAATACCTATATCATTACAGCACAAGATGAGATTACGGCACTGAAGATTCTGAATCAGGTACCTTGGGCTGTAATGAAACAGAACTTTTCTGTGAAGCGTTGGTCACCAGACTTAGCCATAGAGGATATTCAAATGGCATTGGTCCCATTCTGGATACAAATTCGGGGGGTCCCTCTCTCCCTCAGTACTGAATTAAATGTGCGACGGTTAGCTAAGGAAATTGGAGAGTTTGTGGAAATGGAGGACCCTGCCAAAGCTAGAGGTTTTCTTCGTGTTAAGGTGGTTGTCGATTTTGAGAAGCCTTTGGTTCCAGGATGCTGGATACCACGGGATAACAACAGAGATACGTGGATTGAATTTCGTTATGAAAGACTACAGGATTTCTGCTATTGCTGTGGAAGgatttga